From the genome of Muricauda sp. SCSIO 64092, one region includes:
- a CDS encoding ExbD/TolR family protein has translation MPRRKGAPEVNAGSMADIAFLLLIFFLVTTTIETDAGLDRMLPPAEPPEDVDVVIKQKNIFTVNINRNGQLLVEEEILDIKNLRKEAIAFLDNGGDGSCNYCKGRKDASSSDNPEKAIISLKNDRETKYSTYITVQNELVGAYNDLRNREAQRLYGRDFTEMEAKYLNPETPSAERDDLKPKVKRIQELFPQKLSEAETSVN, from the coding sequence ATGCCTAGAAGAAAAGGAGCACCAGAGGTCAATGCAGGTTCCATGGCGGATATCGCCTTTCTTCTGCTTATCTTTTTCTTGGTGACCACCACCATTGAAACGGATGCAGGATTGGATAGAATGTTACCTCCAGCGGAACCGCCGGAAGATGTTGATGTAGTTATTAAGCAGAAGAATATATTCACTGTAAACATCAATAGAAATGGTCAATTACTGGTAGAAGAGGAAATCTTGGACATCAAAAATCTAAGAAAAGAAGCTATTGCCTTCTTGGATAACGGTGGGGATGGTAGTTGTAATTACTGTAAAGGTAGAAAGGATGCTTCTTCTTCGGATAATCCGGAAAAGGCAATTATTTCCTTAAAGAATGATAGGGAAACCAAGTATTCCACCTATATCACGGTGCAGAATGAGTTGGTAGGTGCCTACAACGATTTAAGGAATAGGGAGGCCCAAAGACTTTATGGTCGTGATTTTACTGAAATGGAAGCAAAATATCTGAACCCGGAAACACCCTCGGCGGAAAGGGACGACCTAAAGCCCAAAGTGAAGCGGATTCAAGAATTGTTTCCACAGAAATTATCCGAAGCAGAGACCTCCGTTAATTAA
- a CDS encoding ExbD/TolR family protein encodes MAKFAKKKDGDLPAVSTASLPDIVFMLLFFFMTVTTMKDSSLLVQNTLPNASEVKKLEKKDRVIYIYVGKPTREYQSVYGTEPKIQLNDKFADVNEVGTYILAERAKKPQELQNVLTTALKVDKDANMGLISDIKQKLRQVNALKVNYTTYEGDAFNNLQ; translated from the coding sequence ATGGCTAAATTTGCAAAGAAAAAGGACGGGGATTTACCTGCGGTTTCTACGGCTTCCCTCCCAGATATTGTCTTTATGTTGCTGTTTTTCTTTATGACCGTAACGACGATGAAGGATAGCTCGCTGTTGGTGCAAAACACATTGCCCAATGCCAGTGAAGTTAAAAAGTTGGAGAAGAAAGATCGCGTTATTTATATTTATGTAGGTAAGCCCACCAGGGAATATCAAAGTGTTTATGGTACGGAGCCTAAAATACAGTTGAACGATAAGTTTGCTGATGTTAATGAAGTAGGGACGTACATTCTGGCGGAGCGTGCTAAAAAGCCGCAAGAACTACAAAATGTGTTGACCACTGCATTAAAAGTGGATAAGGATGCCAATATGGGCCTTATCTCGGATATCAAACAAAAGTTGAGACAGGTAAATGCGTTAAAGGTCAATTACACCACCTATGAGGGAGATGCTTTTAATAATCTCCAATAA
- a CDS encoding MotA/TolQ/ExbB proton channel family protein, translating to MKKISLTLATAGMFIVGTTTSSAAMLQEGAEASKGFTQVLKEQFIQGGPVFMGIVLLCLILGLAVAIERIIYLNLASTNSAKLKQQVEDALASGGVEAAKEVCRNTKGPVASIFYQGLDRVDEGLESAEKAVVAYGGVQMGQLEKNVSWLSLFIAIAPMLGFMGTVIGMIAAFQKIAAVGNLSASLIAGDIQVALLTTVFGLITAIILQIFYNYIIAKIDSIVNDMEDSSISLIDMLAAHKK from the coding sequence ATGAAAAAAATATCCCTTACTCTGGCTACTGCCGGAATGTTTATTGTTGGTACCACAACTTCCTCTGCGGCCATGCTGCAAGAAGGGGCTGAGGCAAGCAAAGGATTTACCCAGGTATTGAAAGAGCAGTTCATTCAAGGTGGGCCAGTTTTTATGGGTATCGTATTGTTATGTTTAATTTTAGGTTTGGCCGTGGCCATTGAGCGTATCATTTATTTGAACCTTGCCAGCACAAATTCCGCTAAACTAAAACAACAAGTGGAAGATGCATTGGCTTCCGGTGGCGTTGAAGCAGCCAAAGAAGTATGCCGAAATACCAAGGGCCCCGTTGCCTCTATTTTCTACCAAGGTCTTGACCGTGTTGATGAAGGATTGGAGTCTGCAGAAAAAGCGGTTGTAGCTTATGGTGGGGTACAAATGGGACAATTGGAGAAAAATGTTTCTTGGTTATCCCTATTTATCGCAATTGCACCCATGCTTGGGTTCATGGGTACGGTAATCGGTATGATTGCGGCCTTCCAGAAAATTGCAGCTGTAGGTAACTTAAGTGCCTCTTTGATCGCCGGTGATATCCAGGTGGCGTTATTGACTACGGTTTTTGGTTTGATTACTGCGATTATCCTTCAAATTTTCTACAACTATATCATCGCTAAAATCGATAGTATCGTTAATGACATGGAAGACTCTTCAATCTCTTTGATTGATATGTTGGCTGCCCACAAGAAATAA
- a CDS encoding asparaginase, with protein MKERANILLIYTGGTIGMVKDYETGALSAFDFTELQKNIPELFQLDCDITTVSFKNPIDSSNMNPTYWADIVGIIGENYADFDGFVVLHGSDTMSFTASALSFMLENLAKPVILTGSQLPIGDLRTDAKENLITAIQIASLTENGQPVIREVGLYFEYKLYRGNRTTKINAEHFQAFRSLNYPTLIESGVNLKINYPYLLSTKGEKGLHVRTEMDSRVGILKLFPGMAREFVEAVLNAKDLKVLILETYGAGNAFTDEWFIKILEDSILNGLHIVNVTQCVGGAVVMGQYQTSERLRQIQLINGKDLTTEAAVAKAMYLLGMQLPSSQFRAFFERPLRGEMQQN; from the coding sequence ATGAAGGAACGCGCCAATATACTGTTGATTTACACAGGGGGGACTATTGGAATGGTAAAGGATTATGAAACCGGAGCCTTATCCGCCTTTGATTTTACCGAACTGCAAAAGAATATTCCGGAACTTTTTCAATTGGATTGTGACATTACCACGGTTTCCTTTAAAAACCCGATTGATTCCTCCAATATGAATCCAACCTACTGGGCCGATATTGTTGGGATTATAGGGGAAAACTATGCGGATTTTGATGGTTTTGTGGTATTGCATGGAAGTGATACCATGAGCTTTACGGCTTCGGCCCTAAGTTTTATGTTGGAGAATCTGGCAAAACCGGTTATACTGACCGGGTCCCAGCTTCCCATAGGTGATTTGAGAACCGATGCCAAAGAGAACTTAATTACTGCCATACAGATTGCCTCTTTAACGGAGAATGGCCAACCCGTGATAAGGGAAGTAGGGCTTTATTTTGAATACAAATTATACCGCGGTAACAGGACAACCAAAATCAATGCAGAACATTTTCAGGCTTTTCGCTCACTCAACTATCCAACGCTGATCGAGTCCGGGGTTAATCTAAAGATCAATTATCCCTATTTATTGTCCACCAAAGGGGAGAAGGGCTTACACGTACGTACCGAAATGGATTCCAGGGTAGGTATCCTAAAGTTGTTCCCCGGTATGGCCAGGGAGTTTGTGGAAGCTGTATTGAATGCAAAAGACCTTAAGGTGTTGATTTTGGAAACCTACGGTGCGGGTAATGCTTTTACCGATGAATGGTTCATCAAAATCCTGGAAGATTCCATTTTAAATGGTTTGCATATCGTTAATGTAACCCAATGCGTTGGGGGAGCGGTGGTGATGGGACAGTATCAAACCAGTGAACGGTTACGACAGATACAACTCATTAATGGAAAGGATCTTACAACGGAAGCTGCCGTGGCCAAGGCAATGTACCTCTTGGGAATGCAACTGCCATCGAGCCAATTCAGGGCGTTTTTTGAAAGGCCGCTACGGGGGGAAATGCAGCAAAATTAA
- a CDS encoding ExbD/TolR family protein, which produces MSKLKQAPEVNAGSMADIAFLLLIFFLVTASIETDVGLNRILPRESTDPYVEIKARNLLEIGINAKNQLMVEGDILPLEELRTKVVSFIDNGGLQTDDKDFCGYCKGERLAHLSEHPDQAIISITTSRESDYAYYVSVQNEIIGAYNLLRNRESSRLYGIAYETLVQNYGEDIGPTEKMAIKGKIEGIRTMFPQKIIEPEVIHQ; this is translated from the coding sequence ATGTCAAAACTAAAACAAGCCCCCGAAGTTAATGCGGGTTCCATGGCGGACATCGCATTTTTATTGTTGATCTTCTTTTTGGTGACCGCCTCAATTGAAACCGATGTTGGGTTGAATCGTATCCTACCAAGGGAAAGCACGGACCCATATGTAGAAATAAAAGCAAGAAATCTACTGGAGATCGGTATAAATGCCAAAAACCAGTTAATGGTGGAAGGGGATATCCTACCATTGGAAGAATTACGTACTAAAGTGGTTTCCTTTATTGATAATGGGGGGCTACAAACGGATGATAAAGACTTTTGTGGCTACTGTAAAGGGGAACGGCTTGCCCATCTTTCAGAACATCCGGACCAGGCCATTATTTCCATAACAACAAGTAGGGAGAGTGACTATGCCTATTATGTTTCGGTACAGAATGAAATAATAGGGGCCTATAACCTTCTTAGAAACCGGGAAAGTTCAAGGCTGTATGGAATAGCATACGAAACCCTTGTACAAAACTATGGCGAGGATATTGGCCCTACGGAGAAAATGGCCATAAAAGGGAAAATTGAGGGCATAAGGACCATGTTCCCTCAAAAAATAATTGAACCAGAAGTAATACATCAATAA
- a CDS encoding ExbD/TolR family protein: MSPIKRNNPTRLPAISTASLPDIVFILLFFFMTVTTIKNQNLLVENQLPMANEVDKLDRTDRIIEIFVGPVPSNSNEVDNVPIKIQIEDRLVAINEVDYYSLKALGAMPEHLQRSAMVSIKADNKVKMGVITDLKKELQKVNLLKINYTTVEGNVFKNMELK; the protein is encoded by the coding sequence ATGTCACCAATTAAGAGAAACAACCCTACCAGGTTACCAGCTATTTCCACGGCATCATTACCGGATATCGTGTTTATACTTTTGTTCTTTTTTATGACGGTAACCACCATTAAGAATCAAAATCTTTTGGTGGAAAACCAATTGCCGATGGCCAATGAAGTGGATAAACTGGATAGAACGGACCGTATCATTGAGATTTTTGTAGGCCCTGTTCCATCCAATTCCAATGAGGTCGATAACGTTCCCATCAAAATACAAATTGAAGATAGATTGGTTGCCATAAATGAAGTAGACTATTATTCGCTGAAAGCATTGGGAGCGATGCCAGAACACCTCCAGAGGTCGGCAATGGTTTCCATAAAGGCCGATAATAAGGTAAAAATGGGCGTCATAACCGATCTTAAGAAGGAGCTCCAAAAAGTAAATCTTCTTAAAATCAACTATACAACGGTTGAAGGAAATGTGTTTAAAAATATGGAATTGAAATAA